The Clostridiaceae bacterium HFYG-1003 genome includes a window with the following:
- a CDS encoding 5-formyltetrahydrofolate cyclo-ligase: MDLNQRQELKEFKKALRRETLSKRKQLAEESPERFHEYSSRIIDTLKQTPEYQNARILMCFVSFEDEVETHQFIKDALTEGKQVYVPYIIREERIMVPAQILNFDEDLVPGYYGILSPREDQLRLKDKAEIDLVVTPGVLFDKNGYRIGYGAGFYDRFFSQIEPSVPKIAIAFSLQQTEEVPTDEFDIPVNKLITEKGITIF; the protein is encoded by the coding sequence ATGGACCTTAATCAACGCCAGGAGCTGAAAGAATTTAAAAAAGCCCTGCGACGTGAAACCCTGTCCAAAAGAAAACAACTGGCCGAAGAGTCCCCGGAACGTTTCCATGAGTATTCCAGCCGAATCATAGATACTTTGAAGCAAACGCCTGAATACCAGAATGCCCGGATCCTGATGTGCTTTGTATCCTTCGAGGACGAGGTCGAAACGCACCAGTTCATCAAGGATGCCCTGACCGAAGGGAAGCAAGTTTATGTACCTTACATCATCCGCGAAGAGCGCATCATGGTGCCTGCTCAGATCCTGAATTTTGACGAAGACCTGGTCCCCGGCTATTATGGAATCCTTAGTCCCAGGGAGGATCAGCTGCGATTGAAGGACAAGGCTGAAATCGATCTGGTAGTCACACCTGGTGTCCTATTCGACAAAAATGGTTATCGGATTGGCTATGGTGCCGGCTTCTACGATCGGTTCTTCTCGCAAATTGAGCCCTCAGTACCAAAGATCGCCATTGCCTTCAGCCTGCAGCAGACAGAAGAAGTACCCACTGATGAATTTGATATCCCGGTCAACAAGCTCATTACGGAAAAAGGCATCACCATATTCTAG
- a CDS encoding antibiotic biosynthesis monooxygenase → MYTKISRYMVQPEKKEEFLDIQQEISDLYLNSMGGRMQFLRNENNSEEWIVLQQFESRDLFDRRIHEVLENLAETDLEDRLRDLLTAPVEENTQDYYMFMEVISED, encoded by the coding sequence ATGTATACAAAAATCAGCCGATATATGGTGCAGCCTGAAAAGAAAGAAGAATTTCTGGACATCCAGCAGGAGATCTCTGATCTGTATCTGAACAGCATGGGGGGAAGAATGCAGTTCCTCAGAAACGAAAACAATTCGGAAGAATGGATCGTTTTGCAGCAGTTTGAATCAAGGGATCTGTTTGACCGCAGAATCCATGAAGTATTGGAAAACCTGGCAGAAACTGATCTGGAGGATCGCCTGCGTGATCTTCTTACGGCACCTGTAGAAGAAAATACTCAGGATTACTATATGTTCATGGAAGTAATTTCTGAGGATTAA
- a CDS encoding SagB/ThcOx family dehydrogenase, protein MDWIKINEWREFLRDNVREEVDFSTTDQNNDIPMPPVEKPWVGGEVISLPGEETFDFQFKSFLDIIRDRESRRVFDQTEMKLKELSFLLWATQGVRSNKPNRILRHVPSAGNRHSAETYLAVFRVEGLKQGIYRYLPLEHQIGLVRELPDLWDHVNKAAHMQLFASRCNVLFLWTSLPYRTEWRYGHASAKVIALDLGHICQNLYLACEAIGYGTCAIAAYDQKASDQLLGVDGKDEFTVYLAPVGKQKTRS, encoded by the coding sequence ATGGATTGGATCAAAATTAATGAATGGAGAGAATTTTTACGGGACAACGTTCGGGAAGAAGTAGATTTTTCTACTACGGACCAGAACAATGATATTCCAATGCCCCCGGTGGAAAAACCCTGGGTCGGCGGAGAGGTCATTTCATTGCCGGGAGAAGAAACCTTCGACTTTCAATTCAAGAGTTTTCTGGATATCATCCGGGATCGGGAGTCCCGGCGTGTGTTTGATCAAACGGAAATGAAGCTGAAGGAACTGTCATTCCTGCTCTGGGCAACTCAGGGCGTTCGCTCCAATAAACCCAACCGCATTCTGCGGCATGTCCCGTCGGCCGGGAATCGCCATTCAGCAGAAACCTACTTGGCCGTCTTTCGGGTGGAGGGACTGAAGCAGGGTATTTATCGGTACTTGCCGCTTGAACATCAGATTGGCCTGGTGCGGGAGTTGCCGGATCTCTGGGACCACGTCAACAAGGCAGCCCATATGCAGCTGTTTGCCTCCCGCTGCAACGTTCTGTTCCTTTGGACCAGCCTGCCGTATCGTACGGAATGGCGCTATGGTCATGCGTCCGCCAAAGTGATCGCTCTGGATCTGGGCCATATTTGCCAGAACCTTTATCTGGCCTGTGAAGCCATAGGATACGGCACCTGTGCCATCGCAGCCTACGACCAGAAAGCATCGGATCAGCTGCTGGGTGTCGATGGCAAAGATGAATTCACGGTATATCTGGCTCCGGTGGGTAAACAGAAAACCAGAAGCTAA
- a CDS encoding DUF4153 domain-containing protein, with protein MSNFTQSIRKVFQNAGKSFKTFPAVMVNAVLFTLVSLVRIAMDWQTQQPYNFLFNTLHASLALGAVFSLAAITYAKSRSNTKQSFLMANLAGLIVPAVTFLLLYFFGGYYPKYEFQEGTIYKAITVLAGTRVLVGGLISLLGFLLFAGRTKDGSDFSGSLFMTLKAFFLALIYGLVILIGVSGVFGAIQALLYNNMRGEVYQVVATLSGFVGFSIFIGYFPDFRKDAEDEHRLIAQQQPRFITILLEYILVPIMLALTVVLILWAGQTILGGMNTRFINLYSIATAFAIGGLLLHILITKNDSALAKFYKKVFPIAALFILLFEAWALITQFNKYGLKTAEYLFTIVWIIAFASFILLILKQEKAHRYMVYVTSVLAVIAVLPLVGFTDLPFMEQINRLESTLKRENMLQNDTIVPASKEPARETKEVITETVDYLINAEGAIYPTWLDPVKLNYNNFRTTMGFERLSAGEEPQTPDGSQSLSLMLDTQILDIKGYEWALNSAYFMKEAAGTIQFNGRNGKYDLIWTQQPQSIPVLEVKKDGVTILKGDLKPFIDQTLQKYPLGSKTGIPETTADMTYLMESDQVAVLVVLQNLEINAGPENAKPVYFINLNSMYVKEKP; from the coding sequence ATGAGTAATTTCACTCAATCCATACGAAAAGTATTTCAAAACGCAGGAAAGTCCTTTAAGACCTTCCCAGCTGTTATGGTCAATGCAGTCCTGTTTACTCTCGTCTCCCTGGTCCGAATCGCAATGGACTGGCAGACGCAGCAGCCCTACAATTTCCTGTTCAATACTCTTCATGCTTCACTGGCTCTCGGAGCAGTTTTCAGCCTGGCTGCCATCACCTATGCCAAGAGTCGGAGCAATACCAAACAATCGTTCCTGATGGCTAATCTGGCCGGCCTGATTGTTCCGGCCGTGACCTTCCTGCTGCTCTATTTCTTCGGTGGATATTACCCGAAGTATGAATTCCAGGAAGGCACCATCTACAAGGCGATAACGGTTCTTGCCGGTACCAGGGTCCTGGTCGGAGGCCTCATCTCCCTGTTGGGATTCCTCCTGTTTGCGGGACGGACCAAAGATGGTTCGGATTTTTCCGGTTCTCTGTTCATGACGCTGAAGGCATTTTTCCTGGCCCTGATCTACGGACTTGTGATCCTGATCGGCGTGTCCGGAGTGTTCGGCGCAATTCAGGCTCTGCTCTATAACAACATGAGGGGCGAAGTATATCAGGTGGTTGCTACCCTCAGCGGATTTGTCGGATTCAGCATCTTTATTGGCTATTTCCCAGACTTCCGCAAGGATGCCGAGGACGAGCACCGGCTGATCGCTCAGCAGCAGCCCCGCTTCATCACCATTTTGCTCGAATACATCCTGGTGCCCATCATGCTGGCCCTGACGGTGGTGTTGATCCTGTGGGCCGGACAGACCATCCTGGGTGGAATGAATACCCGGTTCATCAATCTGTACAGCATCGCTACGGCCTTTGCCATTGGCGGATTGCTGCTCCATATCCTGATTACGAAAAATGATTCTGCTTTGGCAAAATTCTATAAAAAAGTATTTCCCATTGCCGCTCTCTTTATTCTGCTTTTTGAAGCCTGGGCATTGATCACACAGTTCAATAAGTATGGGCTCAAGACCGCGGAATACCTGTTCACCATAGTCTGGATCATCGCATTTGCCTCCTTCATCCTGCTGATCCTGAAACAGGAGAAAGCCCATCGCTATATGGTGTATGTCACCTCGGTCCTGGCAGTGATTGCAGTCCTTCCGCTGGTTGGATTCACGGACTTGCCCTTCATGGAACAGATCAACCGGCTGGAATCGACCCTGAAACGCGAGAATATGCTGCAGAACGATACGATCGTTCCGGCATCCAAAGAGCCGGCTCGAGAAACAAAAGAAGTGATCACGGAAACGGTGGACTATCTGATCAATGCAGAAGGTGCCATCTACCCAACCTGGCTTGATCCGGTCAAGCTCAATTACAATAATTTCCGGACAACCATGGGCTTCGAGCGGCTGAGCGCCGGGGAAGAACCCCAGACGCCGGATGGCAGTCAGTCACTGTCTCTGATGCTGGATACTCAAATTCTGGATATCAAGGGTTATGAATGGGCGCTGAACTCCGCCTACTTTATGAAGGAAGCCGCAGGCACGATTCAGTTTAACGGAAGAAATGGCAAGTATGATCTGATCTGGACTCAGCAGCCCCAGTCCATTCCGGTACTGGAAGTGAAAAAGGACGGAGTGACCATTCTGAAGGGTGATTTAAAGCCATTCATCGATCAGACGCTTCAGAAGTATCCTTTGGGATCAAAAACCGGGATTCCTGAAACAACTGCTGATATGACTTACCTGATGGAATCAGATCAGGTGGCAGTGCTGGTGGTGCTGCAAAATTTGGAGATCAATGCTGGTCCGGAAAATGCAAAGCCTGTTTACTTCATCAACCTGAATTCGATGTATGTGAAGGAAAAACCTTAA
- the ppsA gene encoding phosphoenolpyruvate synthase, with amino-acid sequence MIYSQGDSKHLTRTVNVSEPERKAFCVSEDAILELAGYGPTIEEHYSAKAGMNVPMDIEWAKDGLTGELYIVQARPETVQSAKAKDYLETFHLDGKGTILAAGKSIGEKIGSGRARTIKDVKELREFVPGEILVADSTSPDWEPVMKTAAAIVTNKGGRTCHAAIVSRELGIPAVVGTTKVTETVQTGDEITVCCAQGDEGKVYQGMIPFHVETFQLTDLKRPQTKIMMNLGNPDQAFSCSMIPNDGVGLARMEFIINDFIKIHPMALVHPERVTDQADFATIEELTYGYSSKADYFIDKLAYGVGTIAAAFYPKPVIVRMSDFKTNEYASLIGGQSFEPKEENPMIGFRGAARYYDDKYREGFALECRAMKKVREEMGLTNVILMIPFCRRVEEAEKVLAEMADNGLRRGENGLEVYVMCEIPNNVILADDFSRVFDGFSIGSNDLTQLTLGVDRDSVLVAHDFDERDPGVYQMISMAIKGSQRNHSHIGICGQAPSDYPEFAEFLVENHIDSMSLNPDSVIKITLRVLEMEKKLDLKRYPD; translated from the coding sequence ATGATATACAGTCAGGGTGATTCCAAACACCTGACCCGCACCGTGAATGTTTCGGAGCCTGAACGAAAGGCCTTCTGTGTGTCGGAAGACGCCATTCTGGAGCTGGCGGGCTATGGCCCGACGATCGAGGAGCATTATTCGGCAAAAGCCGGCATGAATGTCCCGATGGACATCGAGTGGGCAAAGGATGGCCTGACCGGCGAACTGTATATTGTGCAGGCGCGGCCGGAAACGGTTCAGTCGGCCAAAGCCAAAGATTATCTTGAAACCTTCCATTTGGATGGCAAAGGGACTATTCTCGCAGCCGGAAAAAGCATCGGAGAGAAAATTGGCAGCGGCAGGGCACGAACCATTAAAGATGTGAAGGAACTGAGGGAGTTTGTCCCAGGTGAAATCCTGGTGGCGGACTCGACCTCACCAGACTGGGAACCCGTTATGAAAACCGCAGCCGCCATCGTAACCAATAAAGGCGGCAGAACCTGCCATGCAGCGATCGTGAGTCGCGAACTTGGCATCCCCGCTGTCGTTGGTACGACAAAGGTGACAGAAACGGTCCAGACGGGGGATGAAATCACAGTCTGCTGCGCCCAGGGCGATGAAGGAAAGGTATATCAGGGAATGATTCCGTTCCATGTGGAAACATTCCAGCTGACGGACTTGAAACGACCTCAGACCAAAATCATGATGAATCTGGGGAATCCGGATCAGGCATTTTCCTGCTCGATGATCCCCAATGACGGAGTGGGCCTGGCGAGAATGGAATTCATCATCAATGATTTCATCAAAATCCATCCCATGGCGCTGGTTCATCCGGAACGAGTGACGGATCAAGCGGATTTTGCAACGATTGAAGAGCTGACCTATGGTTATTCCTCCAAAGCGGATTATTTTATCGACAAGCTGGCTTACGGGGTTGGTACCATTGCCGCCGCGTTCTACCCCAAACCGGTCATCGTGCGCATGAGTGACTTCAAGACAAATGAATATGCCAGCCTGATCGGGGGACAGTCCTTTGAACCGAAGGAAGAAAACCCGATGATCGGATTCCGGGGCGCGGCCCGTTACTATGATGATAAGTACCGGGAAGGATTCGCACTGGAGTGCCGCGCCATGAAAAAGGTACGGGAAGAAATGGGTCTGACCAATGTCATCCTGATGATTCCGTTTTGCCGCAGAGTCGAAGAAGCTGAAAAAGTACTGGCGGAAATGGCCGATAATGGTTTGCGCCGAGGCGAGAACGGCCTGGAAGTCTATGTCATGTGTGAAATCCCGAATAATGTCATTCTGGCCGATGACTTCAGCCGGGTCTTTGATGGTTTCTCCATTGGCTCCAATGACCTGACGCAGCTGACACTTGGCGTGGACCGGGACTCAGTCCTGGTAGCTCACGATTTTGACGAGCGGGATCCAGGAGTCTATCAGATGATATCAATGGCCATCAAAGGCTCGCAGCGAAACCACAGCCACATTGGGATCTGCGGTCAGGCTCCCAGTGATTACCCGGAGTTCGCGGAATTCCTGGTTGAAAACCACATTGATTCCATGTCCCTGAACCCGGACTCGGTGATTAAAATAACACTGCGCGTCCTGGAAATGGAAAAAAAGCTGGACCTGAAACGTTATCCAGACTAA
- a CDS encoding phosphoribosyltransferase family protein: MLFQDRKDAGQRLAQVLKKYREADVIVFALPRGGVVLGAEIARELSAPLDLIITKKIGHPMNPEYAIGDIAEDGEPVCNTREVERINEAWFQGEVERIRKEIRRRRQKYLGDDSRPDVTAKTAIIVDDGIATGLTMMAAVEELKSRSPAKVVVAIPVAPEDVAATLMTMADELVSLEIDPYYLGAVGAYYRMFDQVDDAEVIAILKKSRTSHRSSE, from the coding sequence ATGCTGTTTCAGGATCGGAAAGACGCGGGACAACGGTTGGCCCAGGTTCTGAAAAAATACCGTGAGGCAGACGTCATCGTATTTGCGCTGCCCCGGGGCGGAGTCGTGCTGGGAGCTGAGATTGCCAGAGAGCTGAGCGCGCCGCTGGATCTGATTATTACAAAGAAAATCGGTCACCCGATGAATCCCGAATATGCCATTGGGGACATTGCCGAAGATGGGGAGCCGGTCTGCAACACCAGAGAAGTGGAGCGAATCAATGAAGCGTGGTTTCAGGGAGAAGTCGAACGGATCCGGAAGGAGATCCGGCGGCGTCGGCAAAAATATCTCGGAGATGACAGCCGGCCGGATGTAACCGCCAAGACGGCAATCATCGTGGATGACGGAATCGCTACCGGACTGACCATGATGGCCGCTGTAGAGGAACTGAAGAGCCGCAGCCCGGCAAAAGTAGTAGTGGCGATTCCGGTTGCACCGGAGGATGTCGCCGCAACCCTGATGACAATGGCTGATGAGCTCGTTTCGTTGGAGATTGATCCTTATTATCTGGGCGCGGTGGGGGCGTATTATCGGATGTTTGATCAGGTGGACGATGCGGAAGTCATCGCGATCCTGAAAAAATCTCGAACCAGTCATCGATCCTCCGAATAG
- a CDS encoding amylo-alpha-1,6-glucosidase gives MKFSYGKHDWKDLRRGQENCYLLTNRLGGYSSVTMIDSLARNEHGLLMGAVKAPNEWVQFVTKLEAVVRIDGTDVELTSQEYLDPAKNQYGCRWLNSFSVGAWPEWDYQVEGVRVKRSILMKYESNLVMARFVLENQNQSQVQIRLRPWFRFTPKGVMPEAAQEFLIGDGQISSNGYKLYFKSDLPLTQEEPFFVENLYFEQDERDGREFVGSMHSSHYFACELEPGEVRTAYLIYSMDPIHETPDELAAAILRRRDQLADTAGLTSELGRTFTQAADAFIVDRASTGSRTIIAGYPFFGDWGRDTMIAVMGCCVATGRAEDAKSIFRTFMKYIRKGIMPNMFPDGAEDPRYNTVDASLLFICAVYEYYLRFLDEDFVREAMPVMQEIIDWYETGTDFDIRMNEDGLISAGSGYDQVTWMDVRIQDILPTPRHGKPVEINAYWYNDLRIMARFAELTGQGNPERFLNLAERVRQSFRQQFWNSKEGCLKDVVSGQPCDDQIRCNQIWALSLPFGMLDQTEELQVLHAVYRHLHTPYGLRSLSPKDPEFKPNYGGSLWDRDNAYHQGTVWTFPLGAYYLAYLKVHRYSDQSRQIVIEQLDQLSSALREGCVGQLPEIYDGLNPNVSRGCFAQAWSVGELLRAVRAVESE, from the coding sequence ATGAAATTCAGCTATGGGAAACATGACTGGAAGGATCTGAGACGGGGTCAGGAGAACTGTTATCTGCTGACGAATCGGCTGGGAGGCTATTCCAGTGTCACTATGATCGATTCTTTGGCCCGAAATGAACACGGGCTGCTGATGGGGGCCGTGAAAGCTCCGAATGAATGGGTGCAGTTTGTGACAAAACTGGAAGCTGTGGTCCGAATTGACGGAACGGATGTGGAGCTGACCAGTCAGGAATATCTGGATCCGGCAAAAAACCAGTATGGCTGCCGCTGGCTCAACAGCTTCTCAGTGGGTGCCTGGCCCGAATGGGATTACCAGGTTGAGGGCGTTCGGGTGAAGCGATCCATCCTGATGAAGTATGAATCGAACCTGGTCATGGCAAGGTTTGTCCTCGAAAATCAGAATCAGTCCCAGGTGCAGATTCGCCTGCGGCCCTGGTTTCGATTCACGCCGAAAGGAGTCATGCCGGAGGCCGCGCAGGAATTTCTGATCGGCGATGGTCAGATCAGCAGCAACGGCTACAAGCTGTATTTCAAATCCGATCTCCCCTTAACCCAGGAGGAACCGTTCTTCGTGGAGAATCTCTATTTTGAGCAGGATGAACGGGATGGCCGGGAGTTTGTGGGCTCCATGCACTCCAGCCACTACTTTGCCTGTGAACTGGAGCCGGGCGAAGTCCGCACCGCTTATCTCATTTACAGCATGGATCCGATTCATGAGACCCCGGATGAGCTGGCCGCAGCAATTCTGAGACGTCGGGATCAGCTGGCTGACACGGCCGGACTGACCTCAGAGCTGGGACGCACGTTCACTCAGGCAGCGGATGCTTTTATTGTCGACCGGGCTTCCACGGGCTCTCGTACCATCATTGCCGGGTATCCCTTTTTCGGAGATTGGGGGCGTGATACCATGATCGCGGTCATGGGATGCTGTGTGGCCACCGGTCGGGCAGAGGATGCCAAAAGCATCTTCCGGACATTCATGAAGTATATCCGCAAAGGCATCATGCCGAACATGTTCCCTGACGGGGCGGAGGACCCCCGGTACAACACGGTGGATGCTTCACTGCTGTTTATCTGTGCCGTCTATGAGTATTACCTCCGGTTTCTGGATGAGGACTTTGTCCGTGAAGCAATGCCCGTCATGCAGGAGATCATTGACTGGTATGAAACGGGGACGGATTTCGATATCCGAATGAATGAGGATGGCCTGATTTCAGCCGGTTCCGGCTATGACCAGGTGACCTGGATGGACGTTCGGATCCAGGATATTCTGCCAACCCCCAGGCACGGCAAGCCCGTTGAAATCAATGCCTACTGGTACAACGATCTCAGGATCATGGCCCGATTTGCTGAATTAACCGGACAGGGGAATCCGGAGCGGTTCCTGAATCTGGCGGAACGGGTCAGACAGTCATTCCGCCAGCAATTCTGGAATTCCAAAGAGGGTTGCCTGAAGGATGTTGTGTCCGGTCAGCCCTGCGATGACCAGATCCGCTGCAATCAGATCTGGGCGCTGTCCCTGCCCTTCGGCATGCTGGATCAGACGGAGGAGCTTCAGGTGCTTCATGCAGTTTACCGGCATCTGCATACTCCTTACGGGCTCAGATCGTTGTCCCCGAAGGATCCCGAGTTTAAGCCCAATTACGGCGGATCCCTCTGGGACCGGGACAATGCTTATCATCAGGGAACGGTCTGGACTTTCCCGCTGGGTGCCTATTATCTGGCATACTTGAAAGTCCATCGGTACAGCGACCAGTCCAGACAGATCGTCATAGAACAGCTGGATCAGCTCAGCAGCGCGCTGAGGGAAGGCTGTGTCGGTCAGCTCCCGGAAATCTACGACGGACTGAACCCCAATGTTTCCCGTGGCTGCTTTGCCCAGGCCTGGAGTGTGGGAGAACTGCTCCGGGCAGTCCGGGCCGTCGAGAGCGAATAG
- a CDS encoding DUF5655 domain-containing protein, which yields MEKERFFENHREVMDLYQSLEQALIERHPDITARVSRSQIAFWNDRPFAWAWLPIRSGIKGRPEHYLIVSFGLNREIRHSRLIDTTEPYPGRWTHHTILGSREELDEKLMGWLEEAYRWKKKK from the coding sequence ATGGAGAAAGAGCGATTCTTTGAGAACCATCGGGAAGTCATGGATCTCTATCAGAGCCTGGAACAGGCATTGATCGAGCGTCATCCGGACATCACCGCCAGGGTATCCCGCTCCCAAATTGCCTTTTGGAATGACCGGCCCTTTGCCTGGGCCTGGCTTCCGATTCGTTCCGGGATCAAAGGCCGACCGGAGCACTATCTGATCGTGAGCTTTGGCCTGAACCGGGAAATCAGACATTCGCGGCTGATCGATACGACAGAGCCCTATCCAGGCCGGTGGACGCACCACACCATTTTGGGCAGCCGGGAAGAGCTGGATGAGAAGCTGATGGGCTGGCTGGAAGAGGCTTATCGCTGGAAAAAGAAAAAATAG
- a CDS encoding GNAT family N-acetyltransferase: MMIEEWIPRMHQLEEEYYEEFCERTDDQGVSRYQDDLIHDMYSHNFTLIREPLAKDELASFIEREIERRKQGGKDFLMLKFPAAVDHTDIPERYRDGATDIEYYRLPLVVVQRLPEREDLEIIRVSELLLDEAAELDELCEDGESLDFTQRRFQRRSQVYLSDSGPDQYLALLDWEAVGSCDFYSNGTTCTLEDFTVDPEYRRQGIGTSLLKSLALRAYHQGCDLVFLTADAKETAREMYQKLGFEKMTESTELLIKF; this comes from the coding sequence ATGATGATTGAGGAATGGATTCCAAGAATGCACCAGCTGGAAGAGGAATATTATGAGGAATTCTGCGAGCGGACGGATGACCAGGGGGTCAGTCGATACCAGGATGACTTGATCCATGATATGTATTCCCATAACTTCACACTGATTCGAGAACCGCTTGCCAAGGATGAACTGGCGAGTTTCATCGAACGGGAAATCGAACGGAGAAAGCAGGGGGGCAAGGATTTCCTGATGCTGAAGTTTCCTGCGGCGGTGGATCACACGGACATTCCGGAGCGATACCGCGACGGAGCCACCGATATTGAGTATTACCGGCTGCCGCTTGTAGTCGTGCAGCGCCTGCCTGAACGGGAGGATCTGGAGATCATTCGTGTATCCGAACTGCTGCTGGATGAGGCTGCGGAACTGGATGAACTGTGTGAAGACGGAGAGTCCCTGGATTTCACGCAGCGGCGGTTTCAGCGGCGAAGCCAGGTTTATCTGAGCGATTCAGGTCCGGATCAGTATTTGGCCCTCCTGGACTGGGAGGCGGTGGGATCCTGCGATTTTTACTCGAATGGGACGACCTGTACTTTGGAAGACTTCACGGTCGACCCGGAGTATCGCAGACAGGGCATTGGGACCTCGCTCCTGAAATCTCTGGCACTGAGAGCTTATCACCAGGGATGTGATCTGGTGTTTCTGACAGCAGACGCCAAGGAAACCGCCCGGGAAATGTACCAGAAGCTGGGATTTGAAAAAATGACAGAATCGACAGAACTGCTGATTAAGTTTTAG
- a CDS encoding polysaccharide deacetylase family protein, with product MDWIIVGIIIALILLYTVISDFFPHRMGIGAWKRHYRAGVVLTFDDGPDPDHTGKFLDLLKENETQGVFFLVAEQAQRHPEIVKEILEQGHQIGLHGMVHQHGWRMGPFRTWQNWTKGKQVLEAITGGPVVWMRPPWGVFNLISLIWVKTHGIKAIHWSLEGHDWNASSEQEILERIRPGLRDGSILLLHDGDRTGKARQTLKATEQLIHLITREARLPIVPLELPDWTWSRRLMYRLWETWERFYARQMGIINIDDVNIYRINPIQYDGPDLVNEAGDLIAQAGDRVLELHVNSPRLQTAETDPVRIAIGVLRQTKNSLPVLARYIQQQPEYQDIQVLVSKTLLNRGLKGLGFEVTELEDTLHNRWIGFMQRLILKVYHPQNEGTHMGQPKMVWMTRDVLMTKWLPKAQNHTE from the coding sequence GTGGATTGGATTATCGTTGGAATCATCATTGCACTCATCCTGCTGTATACTGTGATTTCGGATTTTTTCCCGCATCGAATGGGAATCGGAGCATGGAAGCGGCATTATCGAGCGGGCGTGGTACTCACTTTTGATGATGGCCCGGACCCGGATCATACTGGGAAATTTCTGGATTTGCTGAAAGAGAATGAAACTCAAGGAGTGTTTTTTCTTGTGGCGGAACAGGCTCAGCGCCATCCGGAGATTGTCAAGGAAATTCTGGAGCAGGGTCATCAGATTGGCCTGCACGGGATGGTTCATCAGCATGGCTGGCGGATGGGACCATTCCGGACATGGCAGAACTGGACCAAGGGAAAACAGGTGCTGGAGGCAATCACCGGAGGTCCGGTGGTATGGATGCGGCCGCCCTGGGGCGTGTTTAATCTGATCAGCCTGATCTGGGTGAAAACCCATGGCATAAAAGCAATTCACTGGAGCCTGGAAGGTCATGACTGGAACGCGTCCTCAGAGCAGGAGATACTGGAACGGATTCGTCCGGGACTGCGCGATGGAAGCATCCTGCTGCTCCATGACGGAGACCGGACTGGGAAAGCACGCCAGACACTCAAAGCCACGGAGCAGCTGATTCATCTGATTACCAGGGAGGCCAGACTTCCCATCGTTCCACTGGAATTGCCGGACTGGACCTGGTCCAGGCGACTGATGTACCGGCTGTGGGAAACCTGGGAGCGCTTTTACGCCAGGCAGATGGGTATTATCAACATTGATGATGTCAATATTTATCGAATCAATCCCATTCAGTATGACGGACCGGATCTGGTGAATGAAGCAGGCGATCTGATTGCCCAAGCAGGCGACCGGGTACTGGAGCTTCATGTGAACAGCCCCCGGCTGCAGACCGCAGAAACGGACCCTGTTCGGATTGCGATCGGAGTTCTGCGCCAGACAAAAAATTCCCTGCCGGTGCTTGCCCGCTATATCCAACAGCAGCCGGAGTATCAGGATATCCAGGTTCTGGTCAGCAAAACACTGCTCAATCGGGGACTGAAAGGGTTGGGGTTTGAGGTGACCGAACTGGAAGATACTCTTCACAATCGCTGGATTGGATTCATGCAGAGACTGATTCTGAAAGTCTACCATCCCCAAAATGAAGGCACACATATGGGTCAGCCCAAGATGGTCTGGATGACCCGAGATGTCTTAATGACAAAATGGCTGCCGAAAGCTCAAAACCATACAGAGTAA